The genomic region GACCCGCACGCCCGCGGAGTTGAGCGCCATGATGGTGCTGGCCTACGCGCAGTGCTACTCGCCGAACGCGCAAGTGCCTGTCTACGGTGCCGATCTGCCCTTCGATCTCGACACCGGCGAGATGATCACGGCGACGTGGCGACGTTGGCTAGCCTGCGATCCGGTGTCGATGGTCGAGGGCCATGTTGAGGCGTTGCGCGGCATGCGCCTGCTCTTCCTGGACGCCGGCACCAGCGACGAGTGGTTCCTCAACTTTGGCCATCGGGTCCTGGCGAGCCGCCTGAGGCACCACAATATTCCGTTCGAGTTCGAGGAGTTCGATGGCGGCCACATGGGCGTCGGTTATCGCGTCATCGACTCGTTGCGCCACATCACTGCCGCGCTGCGCCGGTAGCGATTGGGCGGCGGCAGAGGCCTAGGCGTTTTAAGTTGGATATTCCGTGAATCGCCTATTAGTCATTGCTGTTTGTAATGAAATCTTATAGTTTACGGTAAGTTATTGTTTCGTCTTGACCGTGTAGAAGAATTTGTGCTGTACTTATCCGCCTCGTTAGGCGCACCCAGAACCGTCGCGCAGCCCGAGTCCCCAAGAGGTAACACGTGCCCAAAGTGAAGAAGATCTCGGCTCTAGCGAACGCCACCTCGGCCACCGTCGGCTACGAAGCTCAACTCTGGCAGATGGCCGACGCGCTGCGCGGCAGCATGGACGCCGCTGAGTACAAGCATGTCTGCCTCGGCCTGCTGTTCCTCAAGTACATCTCCGACGCTTTCGAGGAAAAACACGCCGCGCTGCTGGCCGAGAAGGCCCAGGGCGCCGACCCCGAAGACCCCGATGAGTACCGCGCGCAGAGCATCTTCTGGGTACCGCCCGAGGCGCGCTGGCCGCACCTGAAGGCGCAGGCCCGCCAGGCTACCATCGGCCAGCTCGTGGACGACGCCATGGCGGGCATCGAGCGCGACAACCCGGCGCTCAAGGGCGTGCTGCCCAAGGACTACGCCCGTCCCGCGCTCGACAAGCAGCGCCTCGGCCAGTTGATCGACATGATCAGCAACATCAAGGTCGGTGACGAGGCCAGCCGCGCCAAAGACGAGCTCGGGCGCGTCTACGAGTACTTCCTCAAGCAGTTTGCTGGCGCCGAGGGCAAGAAGGGTGGCGAGTTCTACACGCCGCGCTGCGTGGTCAAGCTGCTGGTCGAGATGCTCGAGCCCTACCGCGGCCGGGTGTACGACCCCTGCTGCGGCTCGTCGGGCATGTTCGTGCAGTCGGTGGAGTTCATCCGCGCGCACGCCAAGGGCAACGGCAATGGCGGTAAGGCTAAAGCCGACATTTCGGTCTACGGCCAGGAGTCTAACTACACGACCTGGCGGCTCGCGAAGATGAACCTCGCCATCCGCGGCATTGACGGCCAGATCGCGCACGGTGACACCTTCCACAACGATCGCCATCCCGACCTCAAGGCCGACTTCATCCTCGCCAACCCGCCCTTCAACATCTCCGACTGGGGCGGCGAGCGCCTGCGCGACGACAAGC from Candidatus Methylomirabilis limnetica harbors:
- a CDS encoding type I restriction-modification system subunit M; the encoded protein is MPKVKKISALANATSATVGYEAQLWQMADALRGSMDAAEYKHVCLGLLFLKYISDAFEEKHAALLAEKAQGADPEDPDEYRAQSIFWVPPEARWPHLKAQARQATIGQLVDDAMAGIERDNPALKGVLPKDYARPALDKQRLGQLIDMISNIKVGDEASRAKDELGRVYEYFLKQFAGAEGKKGGEFYTPRCVVKLLVEMLEPYRGRVYDPCCGSSGMFVQSVEFIRAHAKGNGNGGKAKADISVYGQESNYTTWRLAKMNLAIRGIDGQIAHGDTFHNDRHPDLKADFILANPPFNISDWGGERLRDDKRWQYGVPPAGNANFAWVQHIVHHLAPAGVAGFVLANGSMSSNQSGEGEIRKSLIEADLVDCMVALPGQLFYSTQIPACLWFLARDRAGRHSGESRNPVSFRDRRGHVLFIDARKLGPLVDRTHREMTGEDIARIANSYHAWRGEKEAGEYADIPGFCKSAPMEEVRKHGHVLTPGRYVGAEAQEDDGEPFEEKMQRLTATLHGQQVEAAKLDAAIAANLRELGYGG